The following proteins come from a genomic window of Synechococcus sp. BIOS-E4-1:
- a CDS encoding SulP family inorganic anion transporter, whose protein sequence is MSASRHPLINGFHWRHWRGDLTGGVTAAVVALPLALAFGNAALGPGGAIYGLYGAIITGFLAALFGGTPAQVSGPTGPMSVTVAGVVSSLAAVGTSRELSQGDMLSMVMAAVVLGGLLQILMGVLRLGRYITLVPYSVVSGFMSGIGVIIFCLQIGPLLGISSQGGVVPSLQMVSSNFTPNPAAVAVGIATLVVVFATPRRITKVIPSPLLGLLLITPIALWLFPENIPRIGSIPEGGLSFNSPDWSNHLPLLLKAGIVLAVLGAIDSLLTSLVADNISQSRHRSDRELVGQGIANSISGLFSGLPGAGATMRTVINVRSGGKTPLSGMTHSVVLLVLLLGAGPLAEGIPTALLAGILIKVGLDIIDWGFLLRAHRLSFKTALVMWGVLLMTVFWDLIGAVLIGMFVANLLTIESLTQHQLGNMDTGTGHLTTREQDLLKRCGDDLILFRMQGPLSFGAAKGISERMMLVRKYKVLLLDITDVPHLGVTASLAIERMVKEAERQQRTVLVAGASGKVKHRLAQFGIEHLVDNRDQALEQAANRINKKNEQITCEKD, encoded by the coding sequence ATGTCCGCGAGCAGGCATCCCCTGATCAACGGGTTTCATTGGCGACACTGGCGAGGAGATCTCACAGGTGGTGTCACTGCTGCTGTGGTGGCCCTACCGCTCGCCCTCGCATTCGGTAATGCGGCACTGGGGCCAGGAGGTGCGATTTACGGTCTCTACGGAGCAATCATCACGGGATTTCTTGCCGCACTGTTTGGGGGTACACCAGCCCAAGTCAGCGGCCCAACAGGCCCGATGAGTGTCACAGTCGCCGGCGTCGTCAGCAGTCTTGCTGCTGTGGGGACAAGCCGTGAACTCAGTCAGGGAGACATGCTCTCCATGGTGATGGCGGCTGTGGTTCTTGGAGGGTTGCTGCAGATCCTGATGGGGGTGCTTCGCTTGGGGCGTTACATCACCCTGGTGCCCTACTCAGTGGTTTCCGGATTCATGTCGGGGATCGGCGTGATTATCTTTTGCCTCCAGATTGGCCCTCTCCTGGGGATCAGCAGCCAGGGAGGAGTTGTGCCATCACTGCAGATGGTGAGCTCCAATTTCACGCCAAACCCTGCAGCAGTAGCAGTGGGCATCGCAACACTTGTGGTGGTTTTCGCTACGCCAAGACGGATTACCAAGGTGATTCCTTCACCTTTGTTGGGCCTTCTACTGATTACACCTATAGCTCTTTGGCTGTTTCCAGAAAACATTCCACGAATTGGGTCAATCCCTGAGGGTGGACTCAGCTTCAACTCTCCGGACTGGAGCAACCACCTACCGCTGTTGCTGAAAGCGGGAATCGTGCTCGCAGTGCTCGGAGCCATTGATTCCTTGCTGACATCACTGGTCGCTGACAACATCAGTCAGAGCCGCCATCGCTCAGACCGGGAACTGGTGGGTCAAGGCATTGCCAACAGCATCTCGGGACTATTCAGCGGGCTCCCGGGCGCAGGCGCAACGATGCGAACTGTGATCAACGTCCGGTCAGGAGGAAAGACTCCGCTCTCCGGCATGACCCATTCCGTGGTCCTGCTTGTTTTGCTCTTAGGCGCCGGTCCTCTGGCCGAAGGGATCCCCACAGCACTGCTGGCGGGAATCCTGATCAAGGTTGGACTCGACATCATCGACTGGGGCTTCCTGCTGCGGGCCCACAGACTTTCATTCAAGACCGCCCTGGTGATGTGGGGAGTTCTGTTGATGACAGTGTTCTGGGACCTGATTGGCGCGGTGCTTATCGGAATGTTCGTGGCCAATCTGCTCACCATTGAATCGCTAACCCAACATCAGCTCGGCAACATGGACACAGGAACAGGACATCTCACGACGCGAGAGCAAGATTTGCTGAAACGTTGCGGTGACGATCTCATTCTGTTCCGCATGCAGGGCCCCTTGAGTTTTGGCGCAGCGAAGGGAATCAGTGAAAGAATGATGTTGGTGAGGAAATATAAAGTCTTACTTCTTGATATCACTGATGTGCCACATCTAGGAGTCACGGCAAGCCTGGCCATCGAGCGAATGGTCAAAGAAGCCGAGCGACAACAGAGAACAGTTCTTGTGGCAGGTGCAAGCGGCAAAGTGAAACATCGACTGGCCCAGTTTGGAATCGAGCATCTCGTCGACAACAGAGATCAAGCATTGGAACAGGCCGCAAATCGAATCAACAAGAAGAACGAACAAATCACTTGTGAAAAAGATTAA
- the fldA gene encoding flavodoxin FldA gives MAFTIFFATSTGKTEDIADRLKELLGTDAKDVDSISGVDELASAEALVCCIPTWNTGADEARSGTAWDDLITEIPGQDFGGKPVAILGLGDSSGYGDYFCDAMEELYSAFQKSGAKMIGQVSPEGYTFDESKSVIDGKFCGLPIDEDNESELTDQRLSAWVQQINSEA, from the coding sequence ATGGCTTTCACGATTTTCTTTGCAACATCAACGGGCAAAACGGAAGATATAGCCGATCGCCTGAAGGAACTCCTGGGGACTGATGCCAAAGACGTTGACAGCATCAGCGGTGTAGACGAATTGGCTTCTGCAGAAGCCCTCGTCTGCTGCATTCCAACATGGAATACAGGTGCTGATGAAGCACGTTCAGGCACAGCCTGGGACGATCTCATTACTGAAATTCCCGGTCAAGATTTTGGCGGCAAGCCCGTTGCCATCCTTGGGCTGGGCGACTCTTCCGGTTACGGAGACTATTTTTGCGACGCCATGGAAGAGCTGTACAGCGCATTCCAAAAATCTGGCGCGAAAATGATCGGCCAAGTGTCACCTGAAGGTTATACCTTCGATGAATCAAAGAGCGTGATCGACGGTAAGTTCTGTGGACTGCCTATTGACGAAGATAACGAGTCTGAATTGACCGATCAGCGCCTGTCTGCCTGGGTGCAGCAAATCAATTCTGAAGCCTGA
- a CDS encoding NAD(P)/FAD-dependent oxidoreductase, with protein sequence MSDIFEADVIIVGGGPAGCACALYTARSSLKTYILDKNPAVGALAITHKIANYPGVPADTSGADLLKTMRDQAVSYGANYQQVQVYGIDLSGPEKTVYTPEGTFKGKTLVLATGAMGRTSTLPGEDQYLGRGVSYCATCDGAFYKNQQVAVYGSNQEAIDEALVLTKFASTVHWITNSKPNANSTGLSQLQASPNVQHWKRTRLTSVDGDDSGVTAVKLQESGSQEDTHLDVNGVFVYSSGSLPITDYLHGLIPLNEEGGVVVNDDMMTSLDGVWAIGDIRNTPFKQAVVACSDGCIAAMSIDKFLNQRKEIRVDWVHR encoded by the coding sequence ATGTCAGATATCTTTGAAGCCGATGTCATTATCGTTGGTGGTGGTCCAGCCGGATGCGCATGTGCTCTTTACACCGCTCGTTCTTCGTTAAAGACTTATATTTTAGATAAAAATCCAGCAGTGGGAGCCCTTGCCATTACTCATAAGATCGCAAATTATCCTGGTGTGCCGGCAGATACGTCTGGCGCGGACCTGCTCAAAACGATGAGAGATCAAGCGGTTAGTTATGGGGCTAATTATCAGCAAGTGCAAGTTTATGGAATTGATTTATCTGGACCTGAAAAAACTGTTTATACACCAGAGGGCACCTTTAAAGGAAAAACTCTTGTTCTTGCCACTGGGGCAATGGGGCGTACATCAACACTTCCCGGAGAAGATCAGTACCTTGGGCGAGGAGTTAGTTATTGTGCTACCTGTGATGGTGCATTTTATAAGAATCAGCAAGTAGCAGTTTATGGCTCTAATCAAGAAGCTATTGATGAGGCTCTTGTTTTGACTAAATTTGCTTCAACTGTTCATTGGATTACCAATAGTAAGCCAAACGCAAACAGTACGGGTCTATCTCAGCTTCAAGCTTCTCCTAATGTTCAGCATTGGAAGCGTACACGCTTGACTTCTGTTGATGGTGATGATTCGGGCGTCACAGCTGTCAAGCTCCAAGAATCAGGCAGCCAAGAAGACACTCATTTGGATGTTAATGGTGTTTTTGTTTACTCGTCTGGTAGTTTGCCAATTACCGATTATTTACATGGACTGATTCCTTTGAATGAAGAAGGTGGTGTTGTGGTCAACGACGACATGATGACTAGCCTCGATGGAGTTTGGGCTATTGGTGATATTCGTAATACGCCCTTCAAGCAGGCCGTTGTTGCTTGTTCCGACGGCTGTATCGCAGCCATGTCTATTGATAAGTTTTTGAATCAACGTAAGGAAATCCGGGTCGATTGGGTTCATCGCTAA
- a CDS encoding alpha/beta fold hydrolase: protein MLRSFKIIEMVQHMPQDKVLWIDLQPTLHCLNKRVAQLLSRSFAVQRWSFQHDLDESCSVTTVLDLLRQTFVASSEPMHLVGHGISGTVACLFAEKYPSLVKSLTLLSVDTLSVNHWSSHYLDLRSQLPTSRQAILSHLSSLLFSSNNARAGEILPCLLAKCLDTDFIQGSIVNQQTTKNLHAPEVPTFVLNGEFDFVVDSNAHDRWSETLKSGDRYVCMKKGRHFFQFDQAQQAADLIIAFIQMVPGEWINRELNANDFTSLAWS, encoded by the coding sequence GTGCTGCGCTCTTTCAAAATAATTGAAATGGTGCAACATATGCCTCAAGACAAGGTCCTTTGGATTGATCTGCAGCCGACCTTGCATTGCCTCAATAAACGTGTTGCTCAATTATTAAGTCGGTCGTTCGCTGTTCAGCGTTGGTCCTTCCAGCATGATCTGGATGAGTCATGTTCTGTAACCACTGTTCTGGACTTGCTTCGACAGACCTTTGTTGCGTCTTCTGAGCCAATGCACCTGGTTGGCCACGGCATCAGCGGCACGGTTGCCTGCCTTTTTGCAGAAAAGTACCCTAGCCTGGTAAAATCTCTTACATTGCTCTCTGTCGATACTCTTTCAGTCAATCACTGGTCCTCTCATTACCTGGACCTGCGGAGTCAATTGCCAACTTCGAGGCAAGCCATTTTGAGTCATCTGTCGTCCTTGCTCTTCTCCAGTAACAATGCGCGTGCTGGTGAGATACTTCCTTGCCTTCTTGCTAAGTGCTTAGATACTGATTTCATTCAAGGTTCTATTGTTAATCAACAAACTACCAAGAATTTACACGCTCCAGAAGTCCCAACTTTTGTCTTAAATGGCGAATTTGATTTTGTTGTTGACAGTAATGCGCACGACCGCTGGTCTGAAACGCTAAAATCTGGAGATCGTTATGTTTGTATGAAAAAAGGGCGTCATTTCTTTCAGTTTGACCAGGCTCAACAAGCTGCAGATTTAATTATTGCTTTCATTCAAATGGTTCCTGGTGAATGGATTAATCGTGAGCTTAATGCCAATGATTTTACTTCTCTCGCTTGGAGCTGA
- a CDS encoding chlorophyll a/b binding light-harvesting protein, translating into MQSYGNSSVTYDWWAGNSGVAKRSGSFIAAHAAHAGLIMFWAGAFTLFELARYDGSLPMGEQGLILIPHLAGLGMGVGDGGVIVDQQPLIVVAATHLVSSAVLGAAGIWHTLRCPKDLSETTGRAKKFDFTWDDPKKLTFILGHHLIFLGLGVIAFVEWARVHGIYDASLGAVRTVEPNIDLGMVWGYQTNFLTISSLEDVMGGHAVLAFILTIGGVWHIISSPFGPFKKVLIYNGESILSYSLAGIALMGFVTAIWCAQNTTIYPVELYGAPLKLNFAFSPYFTDTSTLPGDAHTARAWLANTHFYLAFFFLQGHLWHALRGMGFNFKSVVNAFESMDKAKIN; encoded by the coding sequence ATGCAATCGTATGGAAATTCATCAGTCACTTATGACTGGTGGGCGGGAAATTCTGGAGTAGCGAAGCGCTCCGGCTCTTTCATCGCTGCGCATGCTGCCCATGCCGGTCTCATCATGTTCTGGGCCGGAGCATTCACTCTCTTTGAACTCGCTCGATACGACGGCTCCCTACCAATGGGTGAACAGGGCCTGATCCTCATCCCTCACCTCGCCGGTTTAGGTATGGGCGTTGGTGATGGTGGGGTTATTGTTGACCAGCAGCCACTGATCGTTGTTGCTGCGACTCACCTTGTTTCATCAGCGGTGTTAGGCGCCGCCGGTATCTGGCATACGCTTCGTTGCCCCAAGGACCTTTCAGAGACCACAGGCCGTGCCAAAAAGTTTGATTTCACCTGGGACGACCCTAAAAAGCTGACCTTCATTCTTGGTCACCACCTGATTTTCCTTGGTCTTGGAGTCATCGCATTCGTTGAATGGGCTCGTGTTCACGGAATTTATGATGCTTCGCTTGGAGCTGTCCGCACTGTTGAACCAAACATCGATCTCGGAATGGTCTGGGGTTATCAAACCAACTTCCTGACCATTAGCAGTCTTGAAGATGTGATGGGTGGCCATGCTGTTCTGGCATTCATTCTCACGATTGGTGGCGTTTGGCATATCATCAGTTCCCCCTTTGGTCCTTTCAAGAAAGTCCTGATTTACAACGGTGAGTCGATCCTTTCCTACTCGCTTGCAGGCATCGCATTGATGGGTTTTGTAACTGCCATTTGGTGTGCACAAAACACGACGATCTATCCGGTGGAATTGTATGGAGCTCCTTTGAAGCTCAATTTTGCATTCTCCCCATATTTCACTGACACCTCCACACTGCCCGGAGATGCCCACACTGCTCGTGCATGGCTGGCAAATACTCATTTCTATCTTGCCTTCTTCTTCCTTCAGGGACATCTCTGGCATGCTCTGAGAGGCATGGGTTTCAACTTCAAGAGTGTTGTTAATGCTTTTGAATCCATGGACAAAGCTAAAATCAACTGA